In Microbacterium foliorum, the following proteins share a genomic window:
- a CDS encoding trans-sulfuration enzyme family protein: MTAPLHPDTVAVHSGRSDLEGLGVHALPIDLSTTNPLPDIERGGDSYEAMATGGRPPADGSMVYARLWNPTVARFEDALAELEHAEASVAFASGMAAMTAVILAHGPAAGKNHVVAVRPLYGGTDHLLGSGLLGVETTYCHPAEVAASIRPDTGLVVVETPANPTLEIADIAAVVAQAGGVPVVVDNTFATPVLQNPLDHGAAMSLHSATKYLGGHGDVIAGVVACSEQTAETLRRVRAVTGGLLHPLGAYLLHRGLTTLPVRMRAQQESARRIVQWLIDRPEVAEVFYPGLDEDPDGILARQMRGTGAMIAMRMQGGYAAASAVTSSTSLFTHAVSLGGVDSLIQHPAALTHRPVPAEARPDADVLRLSIGLENVDDLIADLAQAFASLSRVTDAAAMSAEPLART, translated from the coding sequence ATGACTGCACCGTTGCATCCAGACACCGTCGCCGTGCACAGCGGCCGCTCAGACCTCGAAGGACTCGGCGTCCACGCGCTGCCGATCGACCTGTCGACGACCAACCCGCTGCCCGATATCGAGCGCGGTGGCGACTCGTACGAGGCGATGGCGACGGGCGGGCGGCCGCCCGCCGACGGCAGCATGGTCTACGCGCGGCTCTGGAACCCGACCGTGGCGCGGTTCGAAGACGCCCTCGCCGAGCTCGAGCACGCCGAGGCATCGGTCGCCTTCGCGTCGGGCATGGCGGCGATGACCGCGGTGATCCTCGCGCACGGACCGGCTGCCGGCAAGAACCACGTGGTCGCGGTGCGCCCCCTCTACGGCGGCACCGACCATCTGCTCGGCTCGGGCCTGCTGGGTGTCGAGACCACGTACTGCCACCCTGCCGAGGTCGCTGCGTCGATCCGCCCGGACACGGGACTCGTGGTGGTCGAGACCCCCGCCAACCCGACCCTCGAGATCGCCGACATCGCCGCGGTGGTCGCGCAGGCCGGAGGCGTCCCCGTCGTCGTCGACAACACCTTCGCGACGCCCGTGCTGCAGAACCCCCTCGACCACGGCGCGGCCATGTCGCTGCACAGCGCCACGAAGTACCTCGGCGGGCACGGCGACGTGATCGCCGGTGTGGTGGCCTGCAGCGAGCAGACCGCAGAGACGCTGCGCCGCGTGCGCGCAGTGACGGGCGGGCTGCTGCACCCGCTCGGCGCCTACCTGCTGCACCGCGGACTCACGACCCTTCCGGTGCGCATGCGGGCGCAGCAGGAGAGCGCTCGCCGCATCGTGCAGTGGCTGATCGACCGGCCAGAGGTCGCGGAGGTCTTCTATCCCGGCCTCGATGAGGATCCCGACGGCATCCTCGCGCGCCAGATGCGCGGCACCGGGGCCATGATCGCGATGCGGATGCAGGGCGGGTATGCCGCGGCATCCGCCGTCACCTCGTCGACATCGCTGTTCACGCACGCCGTGTCGCTGGGTGGTGTCGATTCGCTGATCCAGCATCCGGCCGCGCTGACCCACCGGCCCGTGCCCGCAGAGGCTCGCCCCGATGCGGATGTGCTGCGACTCTCGATCGGTCTCGAGAACGTCGACGACCTGATCGCCGACCTCGCTCAGGCATTCGCCTCGTTGTCGCGGGTCACGGACGCCGCCGCGATGTCCGCGGAGCCGCTGGCCAGAACCTAG
- a CDS encoding Lrp/AsnC family transcriptional regulator: MRALAKAQLDEIDLEILAVLTRDAEVTNKALAHGLGLAESTCAHRVRALRERGIIRDTRVRIDGAALGLPLQAIIKVRLANHTGPKVTALFDALASIPRVLQVFHVAGVDDFLVHVAVQDATALRDIVLEHITIHPVVRGTETQLVFELRDGAGLLAR; the protein is encoded by the coding sequence GTGCGGGCATTGGCGAAAGCACAACTCGATGAGATCGATCTCGAGATCCTCGCCGTGCTCACCCGCGATGCCGAGGTCACGAACAAGGCTCTCGCGCACGGGCTGGGCCTGGCGGAGTCCACGTGCGCCCATCGCGTGCGAGCGCTGCGTGAGCGCGGGATCATCCGCGACACCCGCGTCCGGATCGACGGGGCGGCTCTCGGCCTGCCCCTGCAGGCGATCATCAAAGTGCGCCTCGCGAATCACACCGGCCCCAAGGTCACGGCGCTCTTCGACGCGCTCGCGAGCATCCCCCGGGTGCTGCAGGTGTTCCACGTCGCGGGTGTCGACGACTTCCTCGTGCACGTCGCGGTGCAGGATGCCACCGCTCTGCGCGACATCGTGCTCGAGCACATCACGATCCACCCCGTGGTCCGCGGCACCGAGACGCAATTGGTGTTCGAGCTCCGCGACGGCGCCGGTCTGCTCGCGCGCTGA
- a CDS encoding AMP-binding protein produces MSRSATAATTAIREMRDFLFANATDYPAAREGFVWPSPTEFNFALEWFDVIAGETPDRPAVQIVSADLSLESWTYGQLSARSDQVAAWLTGLGIRRGDHVIVMLGNTIELWEVMLAITKIGAVSIPTSTLLSASDLAYRVEHGRARAIVTLGSLGERIADIDADVLRIGVGDGVPSEWTRFDDSSSAPTTFEPDAATPADDTALLYFTSGTTNRPKLVQHTHVSYPIGHLSTMWWLGVRPDDVHLNISSPGWAKHAWSSFYSPFLAEATVFVYNYDRFDANTLMQVMDTHHVSTFCAPPTVWRMLIQADLARLTHPPRELVGAGEPLNPEVIDRVRAAWGGTIRDGFGQTEMTACVGNSPGQVVKVGSMGRPLPGYPVVLLDPATGEIAEHEGEIALDLADPPVGLMAGYYDDPDKTAESRVGGYHHTGDIAQRDADGYLTYIGRADDVFKASDYKISPFELESVLLEHDLVIEAAVIPSPDPTRLAVPKAYVCLRPDAVGAEADAARSIFAYARDRLSSHLWVRIIEFVPELPKTISGKIRRVELRAREAERVTSGDEGAQHRDRDYR; encoded by the coding sequence ATGAGCCGCAGCGCCACCGCAGCCACGACCGCGATCAGAGAGATGCGCGACTTCCTCTTCGCGAATGCGACGGACTACCCGGCGGCGCGCGAAGGGTTCGTCTGGCCGTCGCCCACCGAGTTCAATTTCGCGCTCGAGTGGTTCGACGTGATCGCGGGCGAGACGCCCGACCGCCCTGCCGTGCAGATCGTGTCGGCCGATCTCAGTCTCGAGTCTTGGACGTACGGCCAGCTGTCGGCCCGCTCAGACCAGGTCGCGGCCTGGCTGACCGGCCTCGGCATCCGACGAGGCGACCACGTCATCGTGATGCTCGGCAACACCATCGAGCTGTGGGAGGTGATGCTCGCCATCACCAAGATCGGCGCGGTGTCGATCCCGACGTCGACCCTGCTCTCGGCATCCGACCTCGCCTACCGCGTCGAGCACGGCAGAGCCCGCGCGATCGTCACGCTCGGCAGCCTCGGTGAGCGCATCGCCGACATCGACGCCGACGTGCTGCGCATCGGAGTGGGTGACGGCGTCCCGTCTGAGTGGACGCGCTTCGACGACTCTTCCAGCGCGCCGACGACCTTCGAACCGGACGCCGCGACGCCGGCCGACGACACGGCCCTGCTCTACTTCACGAGCGGCACGACCAACCGCCCGAAGCTCGTGCAGCACACGCACGTCTCGTATCCCATCGGACACCTGTCGACCATGTGGTGGCTGGGCGTGCGACCCGATGACGTGCACCTGAACATCTCGTCGCCGGGGTGGGCGAAGCATGCATGGTCGAGCTTCTACTCGCCGTTCCTCGCCGAGGCGACGGTCTTCGTCTACAACTACGACCGGTTCGACGCGAACACCCTGATGCAGGTGATGGACACGCACCACGTCTCGACGTTCTGTGCGCCGCCGACGGTGTGGCGGATGCTGATCCAGGCCGACCTCGCGCGACTGACCCACCCGCCGCGCGAGCTCGTGGGGGCCGGCGAGCCGCTGAACCCCGAGGTCATCGACCGGGTGCGCGCGGCGTGGGGCGGCACGATCCGCGACGGCTTCGGCCAGACCGAGATGACGGCCTGCGTGGGCAACTCCCCCGGCCAGGTCGTCAAGGTCGGATCCATGGGGCGCCCGCTGCCCGGGTATCCCGTGGTGCTGCTCGACCCCGCCACCGGTGAGATCGCCGAGCACGAGGGCGAGATCGCACTCGATCTGGCCGACCCGCCGGTCGGGCTCATGGCCGGGTACTACGACGACCCCGACAAGACAGCCGAGTCCCGCGTCGGCGGCTACCACCACACCGGTGACATCGCCCAGCGGGATGCCGACGGGTATCTGACCTACATCGGCCGGGCAGACGACGTGTTCAAAGCCTCCGACTACAAGATCTCACCGTTCGAGCTCGAGTCGGTGCTGTTGGAGCACGACCTCGTGATCGAGGCGGCGGTGATCCCGAGCCCCGACCCGACGCGGCTCGCGGTTCCGAAGGCCTACGTCTGTCTGCGCCCCGACGCGGTCGGTGCCGAGGCCGATGCCGCCCGTTCGATCTTCGCCTACGCGCGCGACCGATTGTCGTCGCACCTGTGGGTGCGGATCATCGAATTCGTCCCCGAGCTGCCCAAGACGATCTCGGGCAAGATCCGGCGCGTCGAGCTGCGCGCCAGAGAGGCCGAGCGCGTGACCTCAGGAGACGAGGGCGCGCAGCACCGCGATCGCGACTACCGCTGA
- a CDS encoding MATE family efflux transporter: MATSLTTGRPWRVILSFSIPLLLGNVVQQMYQFADAVVVGRHLGVESLAAVGATGSLLFLLIGFAWGLTSGFAIPIAQAFGAGDGAAVRRSVATGVILTGITSVVLTIVAPLIAAPTLALLQTPAELMPEATVFTQISFIGASATMFFNYLSAIIRAIGDSRTPLIFLTVSCALNVGLVILMVGPLDWGVGGAALATVVAQAVSVALCLEFVRRRLPMLHLRRADWRVTRDDFREHLRLGLPMGFQASIIAIGTLVVQVALNTLGSDAVAAYTTASRVDGLAVAFLSSLGLASSMYTAQNLGGRRPDRIRRGVVEGTWMAIAAGIALGVVIIAFGAPLVRLFVGEGAAADEVVDLAHLMLIINGCGYWALGVLFVLRGALQGLGHTLVPTVTGVIELVMRVGAAIVLGAMIGFEGVALSNPLAWLGAIVLLVPAYVRAHRSLARMPVDPIESTETSAMAIIGPTDGSMVVDAVVTQPVRVVKTSRFGRLTRR; this comes from the coding sequence ATGGCCACCTCCCTCACCACGGGCCGCCCGTGGCGCGTCATCCTGTCGTTCTCGATCCCCCTGCTGCTCGGCAATGTCGTGCAGCAGATGTACCAGTTCGCCGATGCCGTCGTCGTCGGCCGGCACCTCGGCGTCGAGTCTCTCGCCGCCGTCGGCGCGACCGGCAGCCTGCTGTTCCTGCTGATCGGCTTCGCCTGGGGTCTGACGAGCGGCTTCGCGATCCCCATCGCGCAGGCGTTCGGCGCGGGTGACGGTGCGGCGGTGCGCCGCTCGGTCGCGACGGGCGTGATCCTGACCGGCATCACCAGCGTGGTGCTCACGATCGTCGCGCCGTTGATCGCGGCACCGACGCTCGCCCTGCTGCAGACGCCGGCCGAGCTCATGCCCGAGGCCACGGTCTTCACGCAGATCAGCTTCATCGGCGCCAGCGCGACGATGTTCTTCAACTACCTCTCGGCGATCATCCGCGCGATCGGCGACTCGCGCACGCCGCTGATCTTCCTCACGGTGTCGTGTGCGCTCAATGTCGGCCTCGTGATCCTCATGGTCGGACCGCTCGACTGGGGCGTGGGCGGCGCGGCCCTCGCGACCGTCGTCGCCCAGGCCGTGTCGGTGGCGCTGTGCCTCGAGTTCGTGCGCCGTCGGCTGCCGATGCTGCACCTGCGTCGGGCCGACTGGCGCGTCACCCGCGACGACTTCAGGGAGCACCTGCGCCTCGGCCTGCCGATGGGTTTCCAGGCGTCGATCATCGCGATCGGCACGCTCGTCGTGCAGGTGGCGCTGAACACCCTCGGCTCCGATGCCGTCGCCGCCTACACGACGGCGTCCCGCGTCGACGGCCTCGCCGTGGCGTTCCTCTCGTCGCTGGGTCTCGCCTCATCGATGTACACGGCGCAGAACCTGGGTGGACGCCGCCCCGACCGCATCCGCCGCGGTGTCGTAGAGGGCACCTGGATGGCGATCGCCGCCGGCATCGCGCTCGGAGTCGTCATCATCGCGTTCGGTGCGCCCCTGGTGCGGCTGTTCGTCGGCGAGGGCGCCGCAGCGGATGAGGTCGTCGACCTCGCACACCTCATGCTGATCATCAACGGATGCGGTTACTGGGCGCTCGGCGTGCTGTTCGTGCTGCGCGGTGCGCTGCAGGGCCTCGGCCACACCCTCGTGCCCACCGTCACGGGGGTGATCGAGCTGGTGATGCGCGTCGGTGCCGCCATCGTGCTCGGCGCGATGATCGGCTTCGAGGGCGTGGCGCTCAGCAACCCTCTCGCCTGGCTCGGCGCGATCGTGCTGCTGGTGCCGGCGTATGTGCGCGCTCATCGGTCGCTCGCTCGCATGCCGGTCGACCCGATCGAGTCCACCGAGACGTCGGCGATGGCGATCATCGGACCGACGGACGGCTCGATGGTCGTCGATGCGGTCGTCACTCAGCCGGTGCGAGTGGTCAAGACCTCACGTTTCGGGCGGTTGACGCGTCGCTGA
- the cycA gene encoding D-serine/D-alanine/glycine transporter, whose product MTTERTRGSVGVDATAGGDGDGDDQHLKRALSNRHIQLLAIGGAIGTGLFMGSGKTISVAGPSVIFVYMIIGFMLFFVMRAMGELLLSNLKYKSFSDFASDLLGPWAGFFTGWTYWFCWVVTGVADVIAIAGYSDALIPGIPLWIPGVLVIVILLALNLPTVAAFGEMEFWFALIKIIAIVALIVTGLVMIFTGFQHDAGTASFSNLWDHGGMFPHGFMGFVAGFQIAVFAFVGVELVGTAAAETKDPEKNLPKAINAIPIRILLFYVGALVILMAVTPWTEYVAGESPFIAMFALAGLGIAATVVNLVVLTSAMSSANSGIYSTSRMVFGLAKDGDAPRIFGRLSKRRVPQNALFLSCILLFSGVVLLYAGEDIGTAFDMVTTVSAVCFMFVWTIFLCSYLVYRRRRPEKVAASKFRMPGGVFMVYVVLAFFVFILWALTTQPDTLTALLVTPIWFALLFVSWLFVRKSQNHLTRHAAHIAYLRDDSPE is encoded by the coding sequence ATGACGACAGAGAGAACACGGGGATCCGTCGGGGTGGACGCGACCGCCGGGGGCGACGGCGACGGCGACGACCAGCACCTGAAGAGGGCCCTGAGCAACCGCCACATCCAGCTGCTCGCGATCGGCGGTGCGATCGGCACCGGCCTGTTCATGGGCAGCGGCAAGACGATCTCGGTCGCCGGCCCCTCGGTGATCTTCGTCTACATGATCATCGGCTTCATGCTCTTCTTCGTCATGCGGGCGATGGGCGAGCTGCTGCTGTCGAACCTCAAGTACAAGTCGTTCAGCGACTTCGCGAGCGATCTGCTCGGCCCGTGGGCCGGCTTCTTCACCGGATGGACGTACTGGTTCTGCTGGGTCGTCACCGGAGTCGCCGATGTGATCGCGATCGCCGGATACTCGGATGCGCTGATCCCCGGCATCCCGTTGTGGATCCCCGGAGTCCTCGTGATCGTCATCCTGCTCGCGCTGAACCTGCCCACCGTCGCCGCCTTCGGCGAGATGGAGTTCTGGTTCGCGCTGATCAAGATCATCGCGATCGTCGCGCTCATCGTCACCGGTCTCGTGATGATCTTCACCGGCTTCCAGCACGATGCGGGAACCGCGAGCTTCAGCAACCTGTGGGACCACGGCGGCATGTTCCCGCACGGCTTCATGGGCTTCGTCGCGGGCTTCCAGATCGCGGTGTTCGCGTTCGTCGGCGTCGAGCTCGTCGGCACCGCCGCAGCCGAGACCAAGGACCCCGAGAAGAACCTCCCCAAGGCGATCAACGCGATCCCGATCCGCATCCTGCTCTTCTACGTGGGTGCGCTCGTGATCCTGATGGCCGTCACCCCGTGGACCGAGTACGTCGCCGGCGAGAGCCCGTTCATCGCGATGTTCGCCCTCGCGGGCCTCGGCATCGCCGCGACGGTCGTCAACCTCGTGGTGCTGACCTCGGCCATGTCGAGCGCCAACTCGGGCATCTACTCGACGTCGCGCATGGTCTTCGGTCTCGCGAAAGACGGCGACGCACCGCGCATCTTCGGTCGCCTCTCGAAGCGAAGGGTGCCGCAGAATGCGCTGTTCCTGTCGTGCATCCTGCTGTTCTCGGGGGTCGTGCTGCTCTACGCGGGTGAAGACATCGGCACCGCGTTCGACATGGTGACCACGGTGTCGGCCGTCTGCTTCATGTTCGTGTGGACGATCTTCCTGTGCAGCTACCTCGTCTACCGCCGCCGGCGGCCCGAGAAGGTCGCGGCGTCGAAGTTCCGGATGCCGGGCGGCGTCTTCATGGTCTACGTGGTGCTCGCGTTCTTCGTGTTCATCCTCTGGGCACTGACGACCCAGCCAGACACCCTTACCGCGCTGCTGGTGACGCCGATCTGGTTCGCACTGCTGTTCGTTTCGTGGCTGTTCGTGCGCAAGTCGCAGAACCATCTGACCCGTCACGCAGCGCACATCGCGTACCTGCGCGACGACTCCCCGGAGTAG
- a CDS encoding aldo/keto reductase, whose amino-acid sequence MHTRTLGQGLEVSAVGLGCMGMSQSYGPNPGTRDEMIAVLRSALDLGVTFFDTAEVYGPYVNEELVGEALEPIRDQVVIATKFGWRIEDGKSVGLDSRPEQIRRVAEQSLRRLRSDVIDLFYQHRVDPDVPIEDVAGTVAELIAEGKVRHFGLSEASASTIRRAHAVQPVTALQSEYSLWTRDPEAEVLPALGELGIGFVPFSPLGKGFLTGTVDRSTSFAEGDIRGTIPRFSEENRAANQALVGHVASLAEAKDASPGQIALAWLLAREPWIVPIPGTRRTSRIAENVGATAVALSADEMADLDRLADRVGVRGDRYNPQQMSFVDR is encoded by the coding sequence ATGCACACTCGCACACTCGGACAGGGACTCGAGGTCTCGGCAGTCGGACTCGGCTGCATGGGAATGTCACAGAGCTACGGGCCGAACCCCGGCACCCGCGACGAGATGATCGCCGTGCTGCGCTCGGCGCTCGACCTCGGAGTCACGTTCTTCGACACCGCAGAGGTCTACGGCCCGTATGTGAATGAGGAGCTGGTCGGCGAGGCTCTCGAGCCGATCCGCGACCAGGTCGTCATCGCGACGAAGTTCGGCTGGCGCATCGAAGACGGCAAGAGCGTCGGCCTCGACAGCCGGCCGGAGCAGATCCGCCGCGTCGCCGAGCAGTCGCTGCGTCGCCTGCGCTCCGACGTGATCGACCTCTTCTACCAGCACCGCGTCGACCCCGACGTGCCGATCGAAGACGTCGCCGGCACGGTGGCCGAGCTGATCGCAGAGGGCAAGGTGCGGCACTTCGGGCTGTCCGAGGCATCGGCCTCGACGATCCGCCGGGCACATGCCGTGCAGCCGGTCACCGCGCTGCAGAGCGAGTACTCGCTGTGGACGCGCGACCCTGAGGCCGAGGTCCTGCCCGCCCTCGGCGAGCTCGGCATCGGCTTCGTGCCCTTCAGCCCGCTCGGCAAGGGGTTCCTCACCGGCACGGTCGATCGCAGCACTTCATTCGCTGAAGGTGACATCCGCGGCACGATCCCGCGCTTCAGCGAGGAGAACCGGGCAGCGAACCAGGCGCTGGTGGGCCACGTCGCCTCACTCGCGGAGGCCAAGGATGCCTCGCCCGGTCAGATAGCCCTCGCCTGGCTGCTGGCTCGCGAACCGTGGATCGTGCCGATTCCCGGCACCCGACGCACCTCTCGCATCGCCGAGAACGTCGGAGCGACGGCTGTGGCGCTGTCGGCCGACGAGATGGCGGATCTCGACCGGCTCGCCGACCGGGTCGGGGTGCGGGGAGACCGGTACAACCCGCAGCAGATGTCGTTCGTCGATCGTTGA
- a CDS encoding IMPACT family protein has protein sequence MTPPRSYPATIAAPVEHELVIKKSRFIARVEPVASVEDADAVIARIRKQWWDARHNCTAMVTGLLGDQARSSDDGEPSGTAGVPMLEVLRRRELTDVVAVVTRYFGGVKLGAGGLVRAYSSAVSETFDLASLVHRQSLTQVTIDVAQADAGRFDNLLRDWVPRHGATLGDPRYGALATFEVWVPAQELERLADDIAAASAGSVVPVIGVERVVDVPA, from the coding sequence ATGACTCCGCCCCGCAGCTACCCGGCCACGATCGCCGCACCCGTGGAGCACGAACTCGTCATCAAGAAGTCGCGGTTCATCGCACGGGTCGAGCCGGTCGCCTCGGTCGAGGATGCGGATGCCGTGATCGCGCGCATCCGCAAGCAGTGGTGGGATGCGCGGCACAACTGCACCGCGATGGTCACCGGTCTGCTCGGCGATCAGGCGCGCTCGTCGGATGACGGCGAGCCGTCCGGCACTGCGGGGGTGCCGATGCTCGAGGTGCTGCGACGGCGAGAGCTGACCGACGTCGTCGCCGTCGTGACCCGCTACTTCGGCGGCGTGAAGCTCGGTGCCGGCGGGCTCGTGCGCGCGTACTCGTCGGCCGTCTCGGAGACCTTCGATCTCGCATCGCTCGTGCACCGGCAGTCCCTCACTCAGGTGACGATCGACGTCGCACAGGCGGATGCCGGACGCTTCGACAACCTTCTGCGCGACTGGGTGCCGCGTCACGGCGCGACGCTCGGTGATCCGCGTTACGGGGCGCTGGCCACATTCGAGGTGTGGGTGCCCGCGCAGGAGCTCGAGCGACTCGCGGATGACATCGCCGCGGCATCCGCCGGCTCCGTGGTGCCGGTGATCGGCGTCGAGCGCGTCGTGGACGTGCCGGCCTGA
- a CDS encoding J domain-containing protein yields the protein MFDSPLSASAYEILGVDPTVDDDELRRAYRRRLRQTHPDTGGDAAVFIQVQRAWELIGTPEGRAAYDRRSGAHPGIPAEPEWNGWRPQSAARTDTRPRARSYGHPGGWRRERYLSLIREWAGRGVEVPDPYDPALVRSAPRDLRRLLADALAEEATARTVSALGMGFTVWHDVATGADADDKLDHVVLSPSGLYGIMSEDFGGVVGFRRGEITGPSLGTRAPVTAALARMRTVAKAARVKFGGLIMVLPDDDLAQAVTPLGSSRGVPVVVVRRSALSMVLRQGVPGARAIGGNELFDVRTRLQQTVTFV from the coding sequence ATGTTCGACAGCCCGCTCTCGGCTTCTGCCTACGAGATCCTCGGTGTGGACCCGACCGTCGACGACGACGAGCTGCGGCGCGCCTACCGTCGTCGCCTGCGCCAGACGCACCCGGACACGGGTGGCGACGCCGCCGTGTTCATCCAGGTGCAGCGGGCGTGGGAGCTGATCGGCACCCCCGAGGGCCGCGCGGCCTACGACCGCCGTTCCGGCGCGCACCCCGGCATCCCGGCCGAACCGGAGTGGAACGGCTGGCGCCCGCAGTCGGCAGCCCGCACCGACACCCGCCCCCGGGCACGGTCGTACGGCCACCCGGGCGGCTGGCGCCGAGAGCGCTACCTGTCGCTGATCCGCGAATGGGCCGGCCGCGGCGTCGAGGTGCCCGACCCCTATGACCCTGCGCTCGTGCGCTCGGCCCCACGTGACCTGCGTCGCCTGCTGGCCGATGCTCTCGCCGAAGAGGCGACCGCCCGCACGGTGAGCGCGCTCGGCATGGGCTTCACGGTGTGGCACGACGTGGCCACAGGAGCGGACGCCGACGACAAGCTCGACCATGTCGTGCTCAGCCCGTCCGGCCTCTACGGCATCATGTCGGAGGACTTCGGCGGGGTCGTCGGGTTCCGGCGAGGCGAGATCACCGGCCCGAGCCTCGGCACACGCGCGCCCGTCACCGCCGCTCTCGCGCGCATGCGCACCGTCGCCAAGGCCGCCCGCGTGAAGTTCGGCGGACTCATCATGGTGCTCCCCGACGATGATCTGGCCCAGGCTGTCACGCCGCTGGGCAGCAGCCGCGGCGTGCCCGTCGTGGTCGTGCGTCGCAGCGCGCTCTCGATGGTGCTGCGCCAGGGAGTCCCCGGCGCCCGTGCCATCGGCGGCAACGAGCTCTTCGACGTGCGCACCCGACTGCAGCAGACCGTCACCTTCGTCTGA
- a CDS encoding LacI family DNA-binding transcriptional regulator, translating into MSRTTIADVAREAGVTKATVSHAMSGKRPISDDTRAKVLAAAEKLNWVPSQSARALATQKANAIAVVLARDPEVIANDSFFPAFIAGVESVLAETETALILQVVPDRAAEERAYRSLSHGRADGALLLDLRNDDWRVPLLEELDLPSVLVGAYEQPTRFSCVRTDDDSPVREIIAHLRTEGHERIAHVSGPLDYVHSRVRADAYIAAVGGDALLREGDFTASSGRERTAELLALPERPTAILYSNDTMAIAGLSFARSSGLSIPRDLAIAGFDDDHLSAHLSPALTSVSSGPAARGRAAARLLQADILGAEPRTEVVDCNVVHFRESTTR; encoded by the coding sequence ATGAGCCGCACGACGATCGCCGACGTCGCCCGCGAAGCCGGCGTCACCAAGGCCACCGTCTCGCACGCGATGAGCGGCAAGCGGCCCATCTCCGACGACACCAGGGCCAAGGTGCTCGCCGCCGCCGAGAAGCTCAACTGGGTGCCGAGCCAGAGCGCCCGCGCGCTGGCCACCCAGAAGGCCAACGCGATCGCGGTGGTGCTGGCCCGAGACCCTGAGGTCATCGCGAACGACTCGTTCTTCCCCGCGTTCATCGCCGGTGTCGAGTCGGTGCTGGCCGAGACCGAGACCGCCCTGATCCTGCAGGTGGTTCCCGATCGCGCAGCCGAAGAGCGGGCCTACCGGTCGCTCAGTCACGGTCGCGCGGATGGCGCCCTGCTGCTCGACCTGAGGAACGATGACTGGCGCGTGCCGCTGCTCGAAGAGCTCGACCTCCCGTCGGTGCTGGTCGGCGCCTACGAGCAGCCGACCAGGTTCTCCTGCGTGCGCACCGATGACGACTCACCCGTGCGCGAGATCATCGCTCACCTGCGCACCGAGGGGCATGAGCGCATCGCGCACGTCTCGGGTCCGCTCGACTACGTGCACTCGCGGGTGCGGGCTGATGCCTACATCGCCGCCGTGGGCGGCGATGCTCTGCTGCGCGAAGGCGACTTCACCGCCTCGAGCGGCCGCGAGCGCACCGCCGAACTGCTCGCGCTGCCCGAGCGCCCGACCGCCATCCTGTACTCGAACGACACCATGGCGATCGCCGGGCTGTCATTCGCACGGTCGAGCGGCCTCAGCATCCCCCGGGATCTCGCGATCGCCGGCTTCGACGACGACCACCTCTCGGCTCATCTCTCCCCCGCGTTGACGAGCGTCTCATCGGGCCCTGCCGCGCGAGGACGCGCCGCCGCCCGCCTGCTGCAGGCCGACATCCTCGGTGCCGAGCCGCGCACAGAGGTCGTCGACTGCAACGTCGTGCACTTCCGGGAGAGCACCACCCGCTAG